TTTCCAAGGTCGGCGGCGACCCCTTCGGCCGCAGCATCCGGGCCTTTTTGAAAGACAACGGAATCCATACGGACTATGTGCAGACCGACGAAGCTCACATGACGGGCTTTCAGATGAAGGAACGGGTCCTGGAAGGCGACCCGGCCGTGGCGAACATCCGCAAGTACACGGCCTTCTCCTTCATGACGCCTGACGACCTGCAGGGCATCTGCTGGGACGGCGTGACCCACGTCCATACGACGGGCATTCCCCTGGCTGTGTCGGAATCGTGCCGCCAGACCGTCGTGGCCCTTATGAAGGAAGCCCGCCGCCGCGGCGTGTCCGTTTCCTTCGATACGAACCTGCGGCCCATGCTCTGGCCTGATACAGAAACCATGGCCAGGGTTATCAACGACGCTGCCCAGTACGCCGATATCGTCATGCCCGGCCTCAGCGAAGGCAAGATACTGACCGGGCTGGCCGATGAAAAGGCCGTCGCCGGCTATTATCTGGAACGGGGCGCGAAGCTCGTCGTCATCAAGCTGGGCGGCAGCAGCGGCACGTACGTCGCCGGCAGCGAAGGCGGGCAGTACGTACCGAGCTACCGCGTAGACCATGTCGTCGATACGGTCGGAGCCGGAGACGGCTTTGCCGTCGGCTTTACCAGCGCCTGGCTGGAAGGCTTGTCTATGGAAGAAGCGGCCCGCCGGGGCGCCGCCGTCGGGGCCATGGTCATCCAGGTCGCCGGCGACAACGAAGGCTTGCCGACAAGAGAGCAGCTGGCGGCGTTCCAAAACGAACAGGCAGAATAGCAGATTGAACTACACCAAAACGGGTTGAGGAACGACATGTCCTCGGCCCGTTTTTTGGGTTATGCCGAGGCTTGTTTTGTATACTTTAATACACAATCGTTTTACTTTACAAAAGGATTTACGTAGTCTATAATGAAGAACAAAACATCATATTTTATCAATATGAGCGGAAAATTATGAAACGCGTTCTGCCCCTGCGCCTGGATCAGGCTGCCTCGGCGGGATTTGCGTCATGAGGAGGTTTTACTATGGAATATCGTATTCGCCGGGCTCTGCAGGGCATGGTGCGGCACAGCTACCTGAAGGACGAGGAGACGGCTCTGGAGAAGGATATTATCGACTGCTCCCTGGGCATCAACCCCTGCGGCGTCACGCCGAAGCTGACGAAGGACATGTACGCGGCGACCTTCGACATCTTGGCCAGCTATCCGGCTCATCCCT
This region of Megasphaera stantonii genomic DNA includes:
- a CDS encoding sugar kinase; amino-acid sequence: MAKVLTIGEAMGLLIADRPGDLAEVERFSRHVCGAELNYAVGMARLGHDVSYISKVGGDPFGRSIRAFLKDNGIHTDYVQTDEAHMTGFQMKERVLEGDPAVANIRKYTAFSFMTPDDLQGICWDGVTHVHTTGIPLAVSESCRQTVVALMKEARRRGVSVSFDTNLRPMLWPDTETMARVINDAAQYADIVMPGLSEGKILTGLADEKAVAGYYLERGAKLVVIKLGGSSGTYVAGSEGGQYVPSYRVDHVVDTVGAGDGFAVGFTSAWLEGLSMEEAARRGAAVGAMVIQVAGDNEGLPTREQLAAFQNEQAE